A window of Acetonema longum DSM 6540 contains these coding sequences:
- a CDS encoding ArsR/SmtB family transcription factor yields the protein MKEQAEIFKALGDPVRLEIIKLLLGKELCVCDIMSAFKVSQPTISHHLKVLKYAGLVNDRREGKWIYYSLNPEAFTQVSALLQEFAAKSVIKERGRTCE from the coding sequence GTGAAGGAACAGGCGGAAATCTTCAAAGCATTGGGAGACCCGGTTCGGCTGGAGATTATCAAGCTGCTCCTGGGCAAAGAACTGTGCGTCTGTGATATTATGAGCGCCTTCAAGGTTTCGCAGCCGACTATCTCCCATCATTTGAAGGTGCTAAAGTACGCTGGGCTAGTCAATGACCGGCGTGAGGGAAAATGGATTTACTATAGCCTGAATCCCGAGGCGTTTACCCAGGTAAGCGCGCTATTGCAGGAATTCGCGGCAAAGTCGGTGATCAAAGAGCGGGGGCGAACCTGTGAGTGA